A region from the Bubalus kerabau isolate K-KA32 ecotype Philippines breed swamp buffalo chromosome 12, PCC_UOA_SB_1v2, whole genome shotgun sequence genome encodes:
- the LOC129624802 gene encoding olfactory receptor 5M9-like, which translates to MPNFTDVTEFVLLGLTSHQELQVLFFVVFLVVYMITLIGNIGMIILISISFQLQSSMYFFLSHLSFVDVWFSSKVTLKMLENLLSGTKTISYVGCLVQCYFFTGLVHVEVCILAVMAFDRYMAICSPLLYGSEMSRTVCARLISVTYIYGFSVSLICTLWTYGLCFCGNFEINHFYCADRALIKIACGGVHSKECTMIVIAGMNFTYSLSVVLMSYTLIIAAVLRMRSADGRRKAFSACGSHLTAVAVFYGALLFMYLRRPTEESVERGKMVAVFYPTVIPMLSPMIYSLRNEDVKEAVNKANVKASLRQ; encoded by the coding sequence ATGCCAAATTTCACAGATGTGACAGAATTTGTTCTTCTGGGGTTGACCAGTCATCAGGAACTTCAAGTTCTCTTTTTTGTGGTGTTTCTAGTAGTTTACATGATCACTCTGATAGGGAACATTGGTATGATTATTTTGATCAGCATCAGCTTCCAGCTTCAGAGCTCCATGTACTTTTTCTTGAGTCATTTGTCTTTTGTGGATGTGTGGTTCTCTTCCAAGGTCACTCTGAAGATGCTGGAAAACTTACTATCAGGGACAAAAACCATTTCCTATGTGGGGTGTTTGGTGCAGTGTTACTTCTTCACAGGCCTTGTCCACGTGGAAGTATGTATCTTGGCTGTGATGGCCTTTGATCGCTACATGGCCATCTGCAGCCCTCTGCTTTATGGCAGTGAAATGTCCAGGACTGTCTGTGCTCGTCTCATCTCTGTGACATACATCTATGGGTTCTCTGTTAGCCTAATCTGCACACTGTGGACATATGGCCTGTGCTTCTGTGGAAACTTTGAAATCAACCACTTCTATTGTGCTGACCGTGCTCTTATCAAGATTGCCTGTGGAGGGGTCCACAGTAAAGAATGCACCATGATTGTTATTGCTGGGATGAATTTCACATATTCCCTCTCAGTGGTTCTCATGTCCTATACCCTCATCATAGCGGCCGTGCTGCGCATGCGCTCTGCCGATGGCAGGAGGAAGGCATTCTCCGCGTGTGGGTCCCACCTGACAGCTGTTGCCGTGTTTTATGGGGCTCTCCTCTTCATGTATCTCAGGAGGCCCACTGAAGAGTCTGTGGAGCGGGGGAAGATGGTGGCCGTGTTTTACCCCACAGTGATTCCCATGCTGAGTCCCATGATCTACAGTTTGAGGAACGAAGATGTGAAAGAGGCGGTCAACAAAGCAAACGTCAAGGCAAGCTTGAGGCAGTGA